The Lineus longissimus chromosome 6, tnLinLong1.2, whole genome shotgun sequence sequence ctttttggagggagaagggccagtgagttatccagagcctccacttctctgatggagagggggacagagagaggagacggtgccaagtgtcacctgcgagggatccgtAGACAGTTCGCCACACAACTGAatacaggagccatgacacggagggggccggtggcgctgatagatttgttggagggagaagggccagtgagttatccagagcctccacttctttatTGTCTACACAcagcacacacacacaactgaagacaggagccatgacacggaggggattggtggcgctgatagacttgttggagggagaaggaccagtgagttatccagagcctccacttctttgatggagagggggacagagagaggagacggtgccaagtgtcacctgcgagggatctgaagacaggagccatgacacggaggggaatggtggtgctgctggacttgttggagggagaagggccagtgagttatccagaacctccacttctctgatggagaggggggcagagagaggagacggtgccagtgtcacctgcgagggatctgaagacagttggccacacaactgaagacaggagccatgacacggaggggccggtggcgctgatagatttgttggagggagaagggccagtgagttatccagagcctccacttctttatTGTCTACACAcagcacacacacacaactgaagacaggagccatgacacggaggggattggtggcgctgatagacttgttggagggagaagggccagtgagttatccagagcctccacttctttgatggagagggggacagagagaggagacggtgccaagtgtcacctgcgagggatctgaagacaggagctatgacacggaggggactggtggtgctgctggacttgttggagggagaagggccagtgagttatccagagcctctacttctctgatggagagggggatagagagaggagacggtgccaagtgtcacctgcgagggatctgaagacaggagccatgacacggaggggactggtggtgctgctggagttgttggagggagaagtgccagtgagttatccagagcctccacttctctgatggagagggggatagagagaggagacggtgccaagtgtcacctgcgagggatccgtAGACAGTTCGCCACACAACTGAatacaggagccatgacacggaggggccggtggcgctgatagatttgttggagggagaagggacagtgagttatccagagcctccacttctttatTGTCTACACAcagcacacacacacaactgaagacaggagccatgacacggaggggattggtggcgctgatagacttgttggagggagaagggccagtgagttatccagagcctccacttctttatTGTCTACACAcagcacacacacacaactgaagacaggagccatgacacggaggggattggtggcgctgatagacttgttggagggagaagggccagtgagttatccagagcctccacttctttgatggagagggggacagagagaggagacggtgccaagtgtcacctgcgagggatctgaagacaggagccatgacacggaggggaatggtggtgctgctggactttttggagggagaagggccagtgagttatccagagcttccacttctctgatggagagggggacagagagaggagacggtgccaagtgtcacctgcgagggatctgaagacaggagccatgacacggaggtgactggtggcgctgatagacttgttggagggagaagggccagtgagttatccagagcctccacttctttgatgtctacacacacacgcacacgtaAAAGGTCCGTCTGAATACAGCTTGGCCCCACAAAAATACACTCAACAACatgaatgattcttctaatcataaatttttattttctcataTTCTTGATGAACATGTTGGTACGGTTTATTTTCCATAACCAGCCTCATCGCATTTGAATTGCCAGCTGCATGAGCTGACCGACTGTACCCCGGCACGACAGCATTGGCTGTGGGCATAGCAGAAGTATCCTACCTCAGCACATTGTCTGAAATTAAATTTGAGTCATGAGGAATGGAACCAGATGAAGGATCGTCATGGAACAAGCACCAACGTTGTTTTTGTATGAATGAGGAGGGTAGGGactttacatgtattaatcattttcaatatatttctttgtcTAATTTCATTCGCCGACTTCGGGGAGCATTCAATGACTTACCTCCGTTTTTGGAAGGCGATATTCAATTCCTCATCAAATTGATTGTCAGTCGACTCGCCTAAaaccacagaaaatattttggagtTTAAGAAATGAAGAAATCTAAGGAAGGTCACTCAGTAAACAGTTGAATATACCTTGCTTTCTACAGCAATAGCACAGTCCGCCACAACTAAGGCCACCTGACCGGTCTCGGACGACCGCTATTGCGTGAGATGATCTTTAGATCTGAAGGTCATCCTCAAAATCCCGTGAAATGAGCCAGAAGAGAGTATACGAAGATTCAAGCATGCAATTTCAGGAAATCGATACTTCTGATTTAGTGTGTTGTAGACCTTCGTCGATTGGCGCTGATTTCAGATGTTCATCCTCAGATTAGAGAATAGCTGTCAGATTTGATGATCATCAGAATATCGGACGTCTGCTACTGCTGACCTCTCTTCCATGATTTCTCTGCCAGGCGCGTGAATTTTCACATCGCTTCATTTTAACCCGACGCGTTGCCGTCGCCGCACCTCTCAAACAAAATTGAACTATCTTCTACCGAAATTAGTAAAATAATACTTACTTGCTACACACGCAAAGGCCAACACTACAACCAGTAACACACAGGTGAACTTCATTTTCTCTGCAAAATACATAAAATTGGAGTTGTTAGCTCTCTCATAGCAACCTTTTTCCAGAGgtcaaaaccttcatttcaaaGAGCGCCAGAGCCTGATGTCCAAGAACATATGCGTTATAATTTTTACGGAAATTTCTACCAAGTCTCATAGCTACCAATCACACTAGCGGGTACATTTTTATTGGAGCAAGTACAACTCTCTGGTGTCTAGCGTTATAGTTTTCCCGCGTAGCCGACCGCAGTGGGGAAAGTTCCTGTCGGACTAGGCGTTTTGAAAAGTCATCAACAAGATCACTAAACAAGAACACTTGAAaagtcatcaacatgatcattaAACAAGAAAACTTACCGAGCGTATAGATATTGTCTGTAGAATGTTTAGTTCTGATGATCCGCTTTCGTACAATCACTCAGCTATATGTCACTAACCTAATTCGCAAGTTtgtatagtaggcctaatttttttcatattccGTCTTTGTGGTATGTATGGTATtaatgaaaatgttaatttttaatAGCATATTATTCAGGATGATTATTATTCTATCATATATACTCGCATCGCTAGATTGGCAGCATGCTTTTCTTCTTAAGACCGGGTGTACCAACTGCAATTAAATGAAGCTATGAACATACTTTTCTGAGCAGACAATTCTGGACGGATTGTCTTATGTTCAAAAAAGAATGGCTTCACAAGATACAATGGTTGCGTAGTATCAAACCCAAATCACAAGaagaattttaatttttctgcGCTGAATTGTGTTGCAGATGGCCATTTCTACGAAGGACTTCGAAActcaaaactcgacttcgagattcaaaacttgacttcgaaattcaaaactcgacttcgaaattcGAAACTCGACTTCGAGATTGACCAATGACCAATAGCCTTCGTGTGTGTAACTTCGTAACTTTGTTATCATTGCATTTTACTATGTGTTCTATGTACACGCCCACATGCACGTACATTGTACCCGTATATCACGCACGTATACAGTCTCATGATGTGTACTATTGGTGATATATAGTATGTATACGGCCTAAACCGATTTTGAAGTGGGCGGCCAACCACACCACGACGTACAcgtttgttaactttttaagaGAAATGGCTTAATGGCGACAACTTGGCCAGGGAGAACCACCCTCCTACGTGGTTACCctctgctgatgtcaatgagataatatttggcagaattcacttaccttttggaaaaatgctactgcactacgcttggagtccaacgactgaaatggttgttggttcgggcaaggtttaatatttgtagccaggtctagtagggcttattctggatgtgcgtcggcttattgagcacaaagctcttatgaatgcttggaaattctgcttcgtcactgcactggtttcaaaattccattgacactcgacttcaacttcaacctgttactcctactcttttttttttcaagtggtAAGGATAGGTATGCATTCTAGATGACAGGGcccggatttgagaagccaggatttgtattctggatgaactggcatggatttaggactagaattcctcacatGCATTTGTGATGGACTCCATGATTTAGACATATCAGGTTCATTTTGCGGTCAGCTAACCATCCCCGAGAGTCGTTGCATCCTTACAAGAATTGTTATTTCCGGAGTAATTATGGCTTCCATGCCTTGATCGCGTTCTCGGCGGACATCTAGAAGTTATTCTTCTGTCTCATTGCACACTCCAAAAAGGCGTGATACCGATCCGAAAAatcgaaaaatctgtacatgcttTTGATATCTATAGTACAATGTATTTGTGGAATTAATCGACGACTTTTTAGGAATTCCCCGATTCCTTGTACAGCTAATTATAACGTAGAATATAACTTATGAGTGATGTGGATCATATGTGGTGTGAACGTAGCCACATGCATCCCCTACTTTAACGACCCACTTTGATCCGGATCTGATTttaaatgtggccaccagggggcaaagttcATAAATAATCAATGTCTATTTCTAGCTAGCTGGCGATACTGCGGCTTccctcgtccgtcgtcgtcatgtgcagaACTATTGTCTGACAATTTTCACAACAAGTTCTTCTTCAGGCTCTCCCTTCCATGTCGacagatgagcacaatggccctggccgtttcattttgaacCAGTATCCAAGACTGGTCATCTTATCATTAGGACAGCATGCAGGGCCAACTATTAAGAAAACGACGAACATCGAAAAAggagagggggacagagagaggagacggtgccagtgtcacctgcgagggatccgtagacagttggccacacaactgaagacaggagccatgacacggaggggattggtggtgctgatggacttgttggagggagaagggtcagtgagttatccagagcctccacttctctgaCGGAGAGGGggcagagagaggagacggtgccaagtgtcacctgcgagggatctgaagacaggagccatgacacggaggggaatggtggtgctgctggactttttggagggagaagggctagtgagttatccagagcctccacttctctgatggagagggggacagagagaggagacggggccaagtgtcacctgcgagggatccgtAGACAGTTCGCCACACAACTGAatacaggagccatgacacggagggggccggtggcgctgatagatttgttggagggagaagggccagtgagttatccagagcctccacttctttatTGTCTACACAcagcacacacacacaactgaagacaggagccatgacacggaggggactgatggcgctgatagacttgttggggggagaagggccagtgagttatccagagcctccacttctttgatggagagggggacagagagaggagacggtgccaagtgtcacctgcgagggatctgaagacaggagccatgacacggaggggattggtggcgctgatagacttgttggagggagaagggccagtgagttatccagagcctccacttctctgatggagagggggatagagagaggagacggtgccaagtgtcacctgcgagggatctgaagacaggagccatgacacggaggggactggtggtgctgctggagttgttggagggagaaggcccagtgagttatccagagcctccacttctctgatggagagggggatagagagaggagacggtgccaagtgtcacctgcgagggatctgaagacaggagccatgacacggaggggccggtggcgctgatagatttgttggagggagaagggccagtgagttatccagagcctccacttctctgatTGAGAGGGGGACAGAGATAGGAGACagtgccaagtgtcacctgcgagggatctgaagacaggagccatgacacggaggggattggtggtgctgctggacttgttggagggagaagggccagtgagttatccagagcctccacttctttatTGTCTACACAcagcacacacacacaactgaagacaggagcaatgacacggaggggactggtggcgctgatagacttgttggagggagaagggccagtgagttatccagagcctccacttctttgatGTCTACACACACACGCGCACGTAAAAGGTCCGTTCGAATACAGCTTGGCCCCACAAAAATACACTCAACAACatgaatgattcttctaatcataaatttttattttctcataTTCTTGATGAACATGTTGGTACGGTTTATTTTCCATAACCAGCCTCATCGCATTTGAAATGCCAGCTGCATGAGCTGACCGACTGTACCCCGGCACGACAGCATTGGCTGTGGGCATAGCAGAAGTATCCTACCTCAGCACATTGTCTGAAATTAAATTTGAGTCATGAGGAATGGAACCAGATGAAGGATCGTCATGGAACAAGCACCAACGTTGTTTTTGTATGAATGAGGAGGGTAGGGactttacatgtattaatcattttcaatatatttctttgtcTAATTTCATTCGCCGACTTCGGGGAGCATTCAATGACTTACCTCCGTTTTTGGAAGGCGATATTCAATTCctcatcaaattgattttcagtcGACTCGGCTAAaaccacagaaaatattttggagtTTAAGAAATGAAGAAATCTAAGGAAGGTCACTCAGTAAACAGTTGAATATACCTTGCTTTCTACAGCAATAGCACAGTCCGCCACAACTAAGGCCACCTGACCGGTCTCGGACGACCGCTATTGCGTGAGATGATCTTTAGATCTGAAGGTCATCCTCAAAATCCCGTGAAATGAGCCAGAAGAGAGTATACGAAGATTCAAGCATGCAATTTCAGGAAATCGATACTTCTGATTTAGTGTGTTGTAGACCTTCGTCGATTGGCGCTGATTTCAGATGTTCATCCTCAGATTAGAGAATAGCTGTCAGATTTGATGATCATCAGAATATCGGACGTCTGCTACTGCTGACCTCTCTTCCATGATTTCTCTGCCAGGCGCGTGAATTTTCACATCGCTTCATTTTAACCCGACGCGTTGCCGTCGCCGCACCTCTCAAACAAAATTGAACTATCTTCTACCGAAATTAGTAAAATAATACTTACTTGCTACACACGCAAAGGCCAACACTACAACCAGTAACACACAGGTGAACTTCATTTTCTCTGCAAAATACATAAAATTGGAGTTGTTAGCTCTCTCATAGCAACCTTTTTCCAGAGgtcaaaaccttcatttcaaaGAGCGCCAGAGCCTGATGTCCAAGAACATATGCGTTATAATTTTTACGGAAATTTCTACCAAGTCTCATAGCTACCAATCACACTAGCGGGTACATTTTTATTGGAGCAAGTACAACTCTCTGGTGTCTAGCGTTATAGTTTTCCCGCGTAGCCGACCGCAGTGGGGAAAGTTCCTGTCGGACTAGGCGTTTTGAAAAGTCATCAACAAGATCACTAAACAAGAACACTTGAAaagtcatcaacatgatcattaAACAAGAAAACTTACCGAGCGTATAGATATTGTCTGTAGAATGTTTAGTTCTGATGATCCGCTTTCGTACAATCACTCAGCTATATGTCACTAACTTAATTCGCAAGTTtgtatagtaggcctaatttttttcatattccGTCTTTGTGGTATGTATGATATTaatgaaaattttaatttttaataGCATATTATTCAGGATGATTATTATTCTATCATATATACTCGCATCGCTAGATTGGcagcatgtttttcttcttaagACCGGGTGTACCAACTGCAATTAAATGAAGCTATGAACATACTTTTCTGAGCAGACAATTCTGGACGGATTGTCTTATGTTCAAAAAAGAATGGCTTCACAAGATACAATGGTTGCGTGGTATCAAACCCAAATCACAAGaagaattttaatttttctgcGCTGAATTGTGTTGCAGATGGCCATTTCTACGAAGGACTTCGAAActcaaaactcgacttcgagattcaaaacttgacttcgaaattcaaaactcgacttcgaaattcGAAGCTCGACTTCGAGATTGACCAATGACCAATAGCCTTCGTGTGTGTAACTTCGTAACTTTGTTATCATTGCATTTTACTATGTGTTCTATGTACACGCCCACATGCACGTACATTGTACCCGTATATCACGCACGTATACAGTCTCATGATGTGTACTATTGGTGATATATAGTATGTATACGGCCTAAACCGATTTTGAAGTGGGCGGCCAACCACACCACGACGTACAcgtttgttaactttttaagaGAAATGGCTTAATGGCGACAACTTGGCCAAGGAGAACCACCCCCCTACGTGGTTACCctctgctgatgtcaatgagataatATTTGGCAGAATTCAATTACCTTTTGGAAAAATGCTACtgcactacgcttggagtctaacgactgaaatggttgttggttcgggcaaggtttaatatttgtagccaggtctagtagggcttattctggatgtgcgtcggcttattgagcacaaagctctcatgaatgcttggaaattctgcttcgtcactgcactggtttcaaaattccattgacactcgacttcaacttcaacctgttactcctactctttttttttttcaagtggtAAGGATAGGTATGCATTCTAGATGACAGGGcccggatttgagaagccaggatttgtattctggatgaactggcatggatttaggactagaattcctcacatGCATTTGTGATGGACTCCATGATTTAGACATATCAGGTTCATTTTGCGGTCAGCTAACCATCCCCGAGAGTCGTTGCATCCTTACAAGAATTGTTATTTCCGGAGTAATTATGGCTTCCATGCCTTGATCGCGTTCTCGGCGGACATCTAGAAGTTATTCTTCAGTCTCATTGCACACTCCAAAAAGGCGTGATACCGATCCGAAAAatcgaaaaatctgtacatgcttTTGATATCTATAGTATTTGTGGAATTAATCGACGACTTTTTAGGAATTCCCCGATTCCTTGTACAGCTAATTATAACGTAGAATATAACTTATGAGTGATGTGGATCATATGTGGTGTGAACGTAGCCACATGCATCCCCTACTTTAACGACCCACTTTGATCCGGATCTGATTttaaatgtggccaccagggggcaaagttcATAAATAATCAATGTCTATTTCTAGCTAGCTGGCGATACTGCGGCTTccctcgtccgtcgtcgtcatgtgcagaACTATTGTCTGACAATTTTCACAACAAGTTCTTCTTCAGGCTCTCCCTTCCATGTCGacagatgagcacaatggccctggccgtttcattttgaacCAGTATCCAAGACTGGTCATCTTATCATTAGGACAGCATGCAGGGCCAACTATTAAGAAAACGACGAACATCGAAAAAGGAGAGGGGggcagagagaggagacggtgccagtgtcacctgcgagggatccgtAGACAGTTCGCCACACAACTGAatacaggagccatgacacggagggggccggtggcgctgatagatttgttggagggagaagggccagtgagttatccagagcctccacttctttatTGTCTACACAcagcacacacacacaactgaagacaggagccatgacacggaggggattggtggcgctgatagacttgttggagggagaagggccagtgagttatccagagcctccacttctttgatggagagggggacagagagaggagacggtgccaagtgtcacctgcgagggatctgaagacaggagctatgacacggaggggactggtggtgctgctggacttgttggagggagaagggccagtgagttatccagagcctccacttctctgatggagagggggctagagagaggagacggtgccaagtgtcacctgcgagggatctgaagacaggagccatgacacggaggggactggtggtgctgctggacttgttggagggagaagggccagtgagttatccagagcctccacttctctgatggagagggggacagagagaggagacggtgccagtgtcacctgcgagggatccgtagacagttggccacacaactgaagacaggagccatgacacggaggggccggtggcgctgatagatttgttggagggagaagggccagtgagttatccagagcctccacttctttatTGTCTACACAcagcacacacacacaactgaagacaggagccatgacacggaggggattggtggcgctgatagacttgttggagggagaagggccagtgagttatccagagcctccacttctttgatggagagggggacagagagaggagacggtgccaagtgtcacctgcgagggatctgaagacaggagctatgacacggaggggactggtggtgctgctggacttgttggagggagaagggccagtgagttatccagagcctccacttctctgatggAGAGGGGGATAGAGAGAGGAGtcggtgccaagtgtcacctgcgagggatctgaagacaggagccatgacacggaggggccggtggcgctgatagatttgttggagggagaagggccagtgagttatccagagcctccacttctttatTGTCTATACAcagcacacacacacaactgaagacaggagccatgacacggaggggactggtggcgctgatagacttgttggagggagaagggccagtgagttatccagagcctccacttctttgatgtctacacacacacgcacacgtaAAAGGTCCGTCTGAATACAGCTTGGCCCCACAAAAATACACTCAACAACatgaatgattcttctaatcataaatttttattttctcataTTCTTGATGAACATGTTGGTACGGTTTATTTTCCATAACCAGCCTCATCGCATTTGAATTGCCAGCTGCATGAGCTGACCGACTGTACCCCGGCACGACAGCATTGGCTGTGGGCATAGCAGAAGTATCCTACCTCAGCACATTGTCTGAAATTAAATTTGAGTCATGAGGAATGGAACCAGATGAAGGATCGTCATGGAACAAGCACCAACGTTGTTTTTGTATGAATGAGGAGGGTAGGGactttacatgtattaatcattttcaatatatttctttgtcTAATTTCATTCGCCGACTTCGGGGAGCATTCAATGACTTACCTCCGTTTTTGGAAGGCGATATTCAATTCctcatcaaattgattttcagtcGACTCGGCTAAaaccacagaaaatattttggagtTTAAGAAATGAAGAAATCTAAGGAAGGTCACTCAGTAAACAGTTGAATATACCTTGCTTTCTACAGCAATAGCACAGTCCGCCACAACTAAGGCCACCTGACCGGTCTCGGACGACCGCTATTGCGTGAGATGATCTTTAGATCTGAAGGTCATCCTCAAAATCCCGTGAAATGAGCCAGAAGAGAGTATACGAAGATTCAAGCATGCAATTTCAGGAAATCGATACTTCTGATTTAGTGTGTTGTAGACCTTCGTCGATTGGCGCTGATTTCAGATGTTCATCCTCAGATTAGAGAATAGCTGTCAGATTTGATGATCATCAGAATATCGGACTTCTGCTACTGCTGACCTCTCTTCCATGATTTCTCTGCCAGGCGCGTGAATTTTCACATCGCTTCATTTTAACCCGACGCGTT is a genomic window containing:
- the LOC135489879 gene encoding conotoxin ArMKLT2-0111-like, with the protein product MKFTCVLLVVVLAFACVASESTDNQFDEELNIAFQKRRQCAEVGYFCYAHSQCCRAGVQSVSSCSWQFKCDEAGYGK
- the LOC135489795 gene encoding conotoxin ArMKLT2-0111-like, which encodes MKFTCVLLVVVLAFACVATESTENQFDEELNIAFQKRRQCAEVGYFCYAHSQCCRAGVQSVSSCSWHFKCDEAGYGK
- the LOC135489858 gene encoding conotoxin ArMKLT2-032-like — protein: MKFTCVLLVVVLAFACVATESTENQFDEELNIAFQKRRQCAEVGYFCYAHSQCCRAGVQSVSSCSWQFKCDEAGYGK